The Thermodesulfobacteriota bacterium sequence ACCGTCATCTTCTTAACCGAATCAGCGAGTGGGACGAAGCAAGCGACGACATCGAGAGAATGAGGCTATGTTTAAAGCTAAAACTGGAACAGCATCCGGAGCTTAAGCAGATGTTGATTGATACCGGCGATGCCCTGATTATTGAGGACTGCACGGCTCGCCCGGGAGGCTCTGCCAAATTTTGGGGCGCTGTTTTGGAAAATGGGGAATGGGTGGGGAGAAATGTACTAGGCACTTTGTGGATGGAGCTTCGAGAAGAGCTGAAAAAGCTGAATCCAGGAGAAAAAGGCTAGAAGCTATCTTCAAGAATCTCTCAACTTCTCCTACTTAAACCTAGATGCTTCGTTGCACTCAGCATGACATGCCATTCTTGAGATGACTTTTAATTTACCAATCGGAATTGAATTATGATTTACCGTATCATATGCAGCGCAATAGGCATTCCTGGGCGCATTCCATCTCGCATTTTGGGTGCTTTTATGGCCGGGGTGGATGGCTTTAATCTGAAACAACTCGATATCGCCGACCAACGTGCCCGATTTTATTTTACGGAGAAGGGCTGGCGTAGGATCGGGCGTTTTGTTGCTGTCAATGCACGCAGGGATGGCCGTGTGGTGCGGGTGATTCGCCGTAGAGCTCGTGCCGGAAGTCCCGTCTACTATTTCGCCCAGGCAATGTGTAAACTAAATCGCTAGTCTTCCTGGAATTGCCCGATATAGGCATCTTACTGTATCGTAGGAAGGAGGAAATTGAATGATTATGGGAACGAGGTTTTGCCAGAGGTGTGATGTAGAGATTCCCGCTGCCCGGCTGGAGGCTCTGCCGGATACGATGCTGTGTGTCCAGTGCAGCGAGGAGGTTGGCGGGGATTTCGAAGTTACGGTCATCCCGGAAAATATCGGTAAAAGCGGGAGCTTGAAGAAGAACTACGGTTCCTGGACGGTAAAGAAAAGGAGGAGGCGGATCAAGCCTAAAGACAAGTAGGCGGGGTCATATTACCAGTGCCTTCGTCGGCTCATATATTTGTCTGAGTGAAAGCTGGATGATATATCAGGAGAATTAAGCATGAATGATGAAAAAGATGCAGTCATAACCCTCGAAGGTGAAGACGGGAATTCATACCCTGCAAGCTCCTTGACATATTTGAATTTGAAGACACCGAGTATGCCTTGCTTTTGCCCATGGACAAAGATAGTTTGGTGGTTGTACGTCTTGTTCAAAGGAATAACCAGACAATCTTCCAGACAATAGAGAGTGATGATGAATATAACCGCGTTGTTGCTTATCTTGAGGAGATGGCGAGGAGAGATGAAAGACCTTATTAATAAGAGGAAAAAGCAGATGGGTGAGAAGCACGATAACCTCGAAGACCTGATTAAGATTTCACCTCCAATTTGGCCGGGTAAGAAATTGGAAATACAACCGGGAGACCTGAGCTTATTTGCCCCTATGGGCATGGGATTTCAAGGTCCGTTTCCAATACGTCCTTGGGATGACCCTTTATCCACGTTATCCGGATTGCCCTCCGGTTATTACAGTTATCATTCCCACACAAACCACCCATTCCACGGCGCTCCTATAACTGAGCCGGCAGGAGGGGTGATTTATTTCGATGACGGACCGAGCGAATCAGAGGTGCAGGTTTTCCTCCGCTTACTCGGAGTTTATCACCATCTCAAGGACTATGCTGTTTTTATTGGACATGCGGTCAATCCAGTTGAAGAGCGTTACCTGACCCAGCTCAGAATCGTAAGTCGCTTTGCGCTTGCGAATGTGTTCCGCGCCGAAACTGACAAAGATTCGGAGTCTCTACTTGCCCAGAATATCAGCATTGGCGAGCTTGTTTGGAAGTTTATCGAGAATCAACAGAAGACGTGGGGAACAGGTATGAGTCAGGAGCTGAGCGGGGTGATGGGCGGAGACGGAGACTGGGCGAAGGAGAGTCTTTGTTTTGGGTTTATGGTGGAGAATCAGTATCACGGAATATACCGCATCTGGAGCCGGGCCTGGCTGGTTACGAAATAGTCTGGAAACCAGTGCGGCAGATTTTAGACACTGCTTTTAAAGCATGAAGAAGCACTTAATTAACAACCGAAAAGCTTCTCCCCATTGCCGACGGTTGATAAAAGTCGTTTCCGTCTTCTTTTACTAAAAATGCAGGGTAACTTTTCCCTTCATCTAGTATAGGTATTGGCGCTGGACCGATTAGACCCCTGGTGTCGTGGAAATATCTTATAACTATTGTATCTCCTGCTTTAAGATTAGATTCTGATCGCTTGACCCCTGTCACCTTTGCCTCAATGTC is a genomic window containing:
- a CDS encoding NADAR family protein, coding for MKVGESRIIAFTKVRLPYGWLGNMSPYPVEYEGKTYRTTEALFQALRFQEYPEIMEEIRAQKSPMSAKMVAKKHRHLLNRISEWDEASDDIERMRLCLKLKLEQHPELKQMLIDTGDALIIEDCTARPGGSAKFWGAVLENGEWVGRNVLGTLWMELREELKKLNPGEKG
- a CDS encoding TraR/DksA C4-type zinc finger protein — protein: MIMGTRFCQRCDVEIPAARLEALPDTMLCVQCSEEVGGDFEVTVIPENIGKSGSLKKNYGSWTVKKRRRRIKPKDK